One genomic region from Granulicatella adiacens ATCC 49175 encodes:
- a CDS encoding S1 domain-containing RNA-binding protein, which produces MSIEVGNVIPGKVTGITNFGVFVDLGDRKTGLVHISEVSDSFIQDIKEVLKVGDEVKVKVMTIADDGKISLSIRRAVDKPKEDSEDKSKNKKTFTPRNQDSQDFKKNRFAGKSAAPYEKKSPSQSKATDFDSLMSSFLKDSEDRLTSLKRNTEGKRGGRGGRRS; this is translated from the coding sequence ATGTCAATCGAAGTAGGAAACGTAATCCCAGGTAAAGTTACTGGAATTACAAATTTTGGAGTTTTTGTCGATTTAGGAGATCGTAAAACAGGTCTTGTTCACATCAGTGAGGTTTCAGATTCGTTTATCCAAGATATCAAAGAAGTTTTGAAGGTTGGAGACGAAGTTAAAGTGAAAGTCATGACAATTGCTGACGACGGCAAAATTAGTTTATCGATTCGTCGTGCCGTTGATAAACCAAAGGAAGATTCTGAAGATAAATCTAAAAACAAAAAAACTTTCACACCACGTAATCAAGATTCACAAGATTTCAAGAAAAATCGCTTTGCTGGGAAATCAGCTGCTCCATATGAAAAGAAATCTCCTTCGCAATCAAAGGCAACTGATTTTGATTCATTAATGAGTTCCTTCTTGAAAGACTCTGAAGATCGTTTAACTTCATTGAAACGTAACACTGAAGGGAAACGTGGAGGCCGTGGCGGTCGCCGTTCATAA
- the hpt gene encoding hypoxanthine phosphoribosyltransferase, whose translation MLKNDMSEILVSEEQLQETIKKLGATLAEDYRGKDPLVICILKGAIFFMADLVRAMDCNLEIDFMDVSSYGNEFESSGEVRILKDLGQSVKDRHVIIVEDIIDTGRTLKHVVELLKHRQAASVKVVTLLDKPERREEAIEADYVGIEVPNKFVVGYGLDFKQFYRNLPCIGVLKPEFYEN comes from the coding sequence ATGTTAAAAAATGATATGTCAGAAATTTTAGTATCAGAAGAACAATTACAAGAAACAATCAAGAAATTAGGTGCTACTTTAGCGGAAGATTACCGTGGGAAAGATCCGTTAGTCATTTGTATTCTTAAGGGTGCTATTTTCTTTATGGCAGATTTAGTTCGTGCGATGGACTGTAACTTAGAAATTGATTTCATGGATGTATCTAGTTATGGAAATGAATTTGAATCAAGTGGTGAGGTTCGTATTTTAAAAGACTTAGGTCAAAGCGTTAAAGATCGCCATGTGATTATCGTAGAAGATATTATCGATACTGGACGTACTTTAAAACACGTAGTTGAATTATTAAAACACCGTCAAGCAGCAAGTGTAAAAGTAGTCACTTTATTAGATAAACCAGAACGTCGTGAAGAAGCCATCGAAGCAGATTATGTTGGAATTGAAGTTCCAAATAAATTTGTTGTAGGTTATGGATTGGACTTCAAACAATTTTATCGTAATCTCCCTTGTATCGGCGTATTGAAACCAGAATTTTACGAAAATTAA
- a CDS encoding helix-turn-helix domain-containing protein, which produces MKLAEKIYNLRKEKGWSQETLAEQIKVSRQSISKWESGQAVPEIEKIIELSTIFQVTTDYLLLDENTTKSQKIELTEDEKDRYYKEVKSFGRWQVIYIFVVALAIYLVFAGASFPAEFTTWIWLTFILLIASAFAISKALTIKKQYLDKVIGNEEDSKQNNATTE; this is translated from the coding sequence ATGAAACTCGCTGAAAAAATATACAACCTTAGAAAAGAAAAAGGATGGTCACAAGAAACGCTAGCGGAACAAATTAAAGTTTCCCGTCAAAGCATTTCTAAATGGGAATCCGGTCAAGCTGTTCCAGAAATCGAGAAGATTATTGAGTTAAGTACTATCTTTCAAGTAACGACAGATTACCTGCTCTTAGATGAAAATACGACTAAAAGTCAAAAGATCGAACTGACTGAAGATGAAAAAGACAGATATTATAAAGAAGTGAAGTCTTTTGGTCGCTGGCAGGTCATTTATATTTTTGTAGTCGCATTGGCAATCTATCTTGTTTTTGCTGGGGCTAGCTTCCCTGCTGAATTTACCACATGGATTTGGTTAACCTTCATTCTGTTAATCGCTTCTGCATTTGCAATCAGTAAAGCTTTAACGATAAAAAAACAGTACTTAGATAAAGTGATTGGGAATGAGGAAGATTCCAAACAAAACAACGCTACAACTGAATAG
- a CDS encoding RNA-binding S4 domain-containing protein, with translation MRLDKFLKVSRLIKRRTVAKEVADKGRVFINDKVAKSSTDVKVGDKIAIQFGNKHVLVQVEALMDSTRKEDAKEMFTILEEKFIKEENTNL, from the coding sequence ATGAGACTCGATAAGTTTTTAAAAGTATCCCGATTAATTAAACGTCGTACAGTGGCCAAAGAAGTAGCCGATAAAGGACGTGTGTTTATTAATGATAAAGTGGCGAAATCTTCAACGGACGTAAAAGTTGGCGACAAAATCGCGATTCAATTCGGGAACAAACATGTCTTAGTACAAGTGGAAGCGTTGATGGATTCAACAAGAAAAGAAGACGCTAAAGAAATGTTTACGATTTTAGAAGAAAAATTCATTAAAGAAGAAAACACAAATTTATAA
- the hslO gene encoding Hsp33 family molecular chaperone HslO gives MADSLLKVLAFNDEVKAVAMVATDAIAQAQRRHDTWSSATAALGRTIIGTQLLASSLKGDERITVQVNGDGPGGKIMADANGRGEMRGYITNPHVSLELNDKGKLDVRGVVGTNGTITVIKDLNMREPFSGQVPIVDGELGMDFTYYLAVSEQINGAVGVSVLVNPDETVRAAGGFMIQLLPGASEATISEIERRINEIPMVSKLIDQQEQPRDILNRLLGSENIRELEEMPVKFHCGCTRERFSAGLMSIGVDDLQHLIDEDHGAEVVCHFCGEKYHFEEAELQSLIDEIKSQREK, from the coding sequence ATGGCAGATTCATTATTAAAAGTATTAGCATTCAATGATGAGGTTAAAGCCGTTGCTATGGTGGCAACAGATGCTATCGCCCAAGCCCAACGCAGACACGACACTTGGAGTTCTGCAACAGCAGCGCTCGGACGTACCATCATCGGAACACAATTATTAGCAAGCAGTTTAAAAGGGGATGAACGCATCACGGTTCAAGTGAATGGGGATGGCCCTGGCGGGAAAATCATGGCGGATGCGAATGGCCGCGGGGAAATGCGTGGTTATATCACGAATCCTCATGTCAGCCTTGAGTTAAACGACAAAGGAAAATTAGATGTCCGTGGGGTCGTTGGAACAAACGGAACGATTACCGTCATCAAAGACTTAAATATGAGAGAACCATTCTCTGGTCAAGTGCCCATCGTGGACGGGGAACTCGGAATGGACTTTACGTATTACTTAGCAGTTTCAGAACAAATTAATGGAGCTGTTGGGGTATCGGTTCTAGTCAATCCAGATGAAACGGTTCGTGCAGCAGGTGGCTTTATGATTCAATTATTACCAGGGGCTAGCGAAGCGACAATTTCAGAAATCGAACGTCGTATTAACGAGATTCCAATGGTTTCAAAATTGATTGACCAACAAGAACAACCGCGCGATATTTTAAATCGACTATTAGGTTCGGAAAACATTCGTGAATTAGAAGAAATGCCTGTGAAGTTCCATTGCGGCTGTACACGTGAACGTTTCAGTGCAGGATTGATGTCGATTGGAGTAGATGACTTACAACATCTCATTGACGAAGATCACGGTGCAGAAGTGGTGTGTCATTTCTGTGGTGAGAAATATCATTTCGAAGAAGCTGAACTACAAAGCTTAATTGATGAGATTAAATCTCAACGCGAGAAATAA
- a CDS encoding SDR family NAD(P)-dependent oxidoreductase, which yields MDFTGKVAIVTGGANGIGKEIVRGIVEGGGFVVIADINEAAANKTVEEFGPEHTSFKYMDLGNHESIVKSMNEILAEHKVDILVNCAGVISAKPFDQLTYEEWERTIRINLSGCFSTISTIFPHFIENKGGRIVNVSSVAAKLGGGLLGTAAYASSKAGLNGLTKAVAKEGGKYNIACNAVCPSFTRTDMTTVLSEDKEKSQKVISMIPLGRRAEPVEIAQMILFFASDLASFVTGEIGDCDGGITLDG from the coding sequence ATGGATTTCACAGGTAAAGTTGCCATTGTCACTGGTGGGGCAAATGGTATTGGTAAAGAAATCGTTCGCGGTATCGTAGAAGGTGGCGGTTTTGTAGTCATTGCAGATATTAATGAAGCTGCAGCAAACAAAACTGTTGAAGAATTCGGACCAGAACACACAAGCTTCAAATACATGGATTTAGGAAATCATGAATCTATCGTAAAAAGCATGAATGAAATTTTAGCAGAACACAAAGTCGATATTTTAGTGAACTGCGCTGGGGTGATTAGTGCAAAACCATTCGATCAATTAACATACGAAGAATGGGAAAGAACAATCCGTATCAATCTTTCAGGATGCTTCTCAACCATTAGCACCATTTTCCCTCACTTTATCGAAAACAAGGGTGGACGTATCGTAAACGTTTCTTCCGTTGCCGCTAAATTGGGTGGTGGACTTTTAGGGACTGCTGCTTATGCTTCTTCTAAAGCTGGTTTAAATGGGCTAACAAAAGCCGTTGCTAAAGAAGGCGGTAAATACAATATCGCATGTAATGCTGTATGCCCTTCATTCACTCGTACAGATATGACGACAGTATTATCAGAAGATAAAGAAAAGAGCCAAAAAGTAATCAGCATGATCCCTCTTGGACGTCGTGCAGAACCAGTTGAAATCGCTCAAATGATTCTCTTCTTCGCAAGCGATCTTGCAAGCTTTGTAACAGGGGAAATCGGTGACTGCGATGGCGGTATCACATTAGATGGCTGA
- a CDS encoding MgtC/SapB family protein, whose product MDLHAINILQPFNGWMELRHFLAIFISCACGLAIGYERTSRNKQAGVKTHMIVALTSCLMMIISKEAFLDTPNYDTARVAAQVVSGISFIGGGIIFMRDKRVSGLTTASGIWATSGIGLAIGGGFWFFGALCSAVIVIVQKLAYEPLLQGKSRQVNIYCEIPNPTIVQSIYNYCHFGDYQSIQVEARELDDEKYELVIRIQNDEEIVIENLKNYIRETENQVVIKRVKLRTEDVN is encoded by the coding sequence ATGGATTTACATGCCATAAATATATTGCAACCATTCAATGGATGGATGGAATTACGTCATTTTTTGGCTATTTTTATATCATGCGCATGTGGATTAGCGATTGGTTATGAGCGTACCTCTAGAAATAAACAAGCGGGTGTGAAAACGCACATGATTGTGGCGTTAACTTCTTGTTTGATGATGATTATTTCAAAAGAAGCTTTTTTAGATACTCCAAACTATGATACGGCTCGTGTAGCTGCTCAAGTGGTCAGCGGGATCAGCTTTATTGGAGGGGGAATCATCTTCATGCGTGATAAACGCGTAAGTGGTTTGACTACAGCCTCTGGAATTTGGGCAACTTCAGGGATTGGACTTGCAATTGGTGGGGGATTCTGGTTCTTTGGGGCATTATGCTCAGCCGTTATCGTCATCGTGCAAAAACTTGCGTATGAGCCTTTATTACAAGGGAAAAGCCGTCAGGTAAATATTTACTGTGAAATTCCAAATCCAACAATTGTACAATCTATTTATAATTATTGTCATTTTGGGGATTATCAATCCATACAAGTTGAAGCTAGAGAATTAGACGATGAGAAGTATGAACTAGTAATTCGTATTCAAAATGATGAAGAGATTGTCATTGAAAACTTGAAAAATTACATTCGTGAAACGGAAAATCAAGTCGTAATAAAGCGTGTTAAATTACGGACTGAAGATGTGAATTAA
- a CDS encoding FtsB family cell division protein produces MKQQNQSTNSNIVSINQKRKQKTSSPVWKSHSLVTKLIVIALIAISGVMIVGIGNQLQQANQLDQKIEKAKAEKEFAEKQKESLTQQVELLQSDEYIAKLARSEYYLSKNGEIIFSTPNDTAENKAQQVKEEVEQGETVVKVTTQNR; encoded by the coding sequence GTGAAGCAACAAAATCAATCCACAAATTCGAATATCGTTTCTATCAACCAAAAAAGAAAACAAAAAACTTCTTCGCCAGTTTGGAAAAGTCATTCACTAGTAACCAAACTGATTGTGATTGCATTAATTGCCATATCCGGAGTGATGATTGTCGGTATTGGGAATCAATTACAACAGGCGAATCAATTAGATCAAAAGATCGAAAAGGCAAAAGCTGAAAAAGAATTCGCTGAAAAACAAAAAGAATCTTTAACACAGCAAGTTGAACTTCTTCAAAGCGATGAATACATTGCGAAGTTAGCGCGTAGTGAATACTATTTAAGCAAAAATGGTGAAATTATTTTTAGTACGCCTAACGACACTGCTGAAAACAAAGCGCAACAAGTCAAAGAAGAAGTGGAACAAGGGGAAACGGTTGTTAAAGTAACCACACAAAACCGATAA
- the ftsH gene encoding ATP-dependent zinc metalloprotease FtsH, giving the protein MNTNNNRSIFRSSLLYMLIFGAIVIFVGMFNGNSKGPVADISYTEFMQSLKKGEIKELKMQYSNSVYTITGEYTDPKEQTTEEAKNQNGLSIFDNRSTKSTQFKTTVLPNDSTVKEINEAAQAKNTKVESLPESSTGVWIAALIQVVIPMGILGFLLYSMFMSQGGQGGRNNPMNFGKSRATNQKKQNVKVRFSDVAGAEEEKQELVEVVEFLKDPRKFTALGARIPAGVLLEGPPGTGKTLLAKAVAGEANVPFFSISGSEFVEMFVGVGASRVRDLFENAKKNAPAIIFIDEIDAVGRQRGAGMGGGHDEREQTLNQLLVEMDGFEGTEGIIVIAATNRSDVLDPALLRPGRFDRQILVGRPDVKGREAILKVHARNKKLAKDVDLKVIAQQTPGFSGAELENLLNEAALVAARRDKTAIDALDVDEAHDRVIAGPAKKDRAISKKEREMVAYHEAGHTIVGMVLSDARVVHKVTIVPRGRAGGYAIMLPKEDRFLMTKEELFEQVVGLLGGRAAEEFIFGVKTTGASNDFEQATAIVRSMITEYGMVDELGTVQYEGNHQVFIGRDYGQTKAYSDQVAFEIDNAVRRIMKEAHEKALQILEEHKEQLELIAQKLLELETLDERTIKSLFETGEMPATIVEDEYPSESEAASFEETKKALAKRDAEQAEGKEIPEEDEEVEVADVTEAPSELEGENKDE; this is encoded by the coding sequence ATGAATACAAATAATAACCGATCAATTTTTAGATCAAGTTTACTATATATGCTTATTTTCGGTGCGATTGTCATTTTTGTAGGAATGTTCAATGGTAATTCGAAAGGCCCTGTAGCAGATATTTCTTATACAGAATTTATGCAAAGTTTGAAAAAAGGCGAAATTAAAGAATTAAAAATGCAATATTCAAACTCTGTTTATACGATTACTGGGGAATATACAGACCCTAAGGAACAAACTACAGAGGAAGCTAAAAATCAAAATGGATTATCGATTTTTGATAATCGTTCTACAAAGAGTACACAATTTAAAACAACAGTATTGCCAAATGACTCTACTGTAAAAGAAATTAATGAAGCCGCTCAAGCAAAAAATACAAAAGTTGAATCTTTACCAGAAAGTTCTACAGGAGTATGGATTGCTGCTCTTATCCAAGTGGTTATTCCAATGGGGATTTTAGGATTCTTGCTTTATAGCATGTTTATGAGTCAAGGTGGCCAAGGCGGACGTAACAATCCGATGAACTTTGGTAAGAGCCGTGCAACCAATCAGAAGAAACAAAACGTAAAAGTGCGCTTCTCTGATGTAGCCGGTGCCGAAGAAGAAAAACAAGAGCTTGTAGAAGTGGTTGAATTCTTAAAAGACCCACGTAAATTCACAGCGCTTGGTGCTCGTATTCCTGCCGGAGTACTTCTTGAGGGCCCTCCAGGAACAGGGAAAACCCTTCTTGCAAAAGCCGTTGCCGGTGAAGCAAACGTACCTTTCTTCTCGATTTCAGGTTCTGAATTCGTAGAAATGTTCGTAGGGGTTGGGGCAAGTCGTGTGCGTGATTTATTCGAAAACGCGAAGAAAAATGCTCCAGCAATTATCTTTATCGATGAAATCGATGCCGTTGGTCGTCAACGTGGAGCCGGAATGGGTGGCGGACACGACGAACGTGAACAAACATTAAACCAATTACTAGTTGAAATGGACGGGTTCGAAGGAACAGAGGGAATCATCGTGATTGCCGCAACAAACCGTTCAGACGTATTAGACCCAGCCTTACTTCGTCCAGGACGTTTTGACCGTCAAATCTTAGTAGGTCGTCCAGACGTAAAAGGCCGTGAAGCGATTCTGAAAGTACATGCACGCAATAAGAAACTTGCAAAAGACGTGGACTTAAAAGTAATTGCGCAACAAACTCCAGGATTCTCTGGTGCTGAACTTGAAAACTTATTAAACGAAGCAGCTTTAGTAGCCGCTCGTCGTGATAAAACCGCCATTGACGCATTAGACGTGGATGAAGCACATGATCGTGTAATTGCTGGTCCAGCGAAGAAAGATCGTGCTATCAGCAAGAAAGAACGCGAAATGGTGGCTTACCACGAGGCAGGTCATACAATTGTTGGTATGGTCTTAAGCGATGCACGTGTGGTTCATAAAGTAACGATTGTCCCTCGTGGACGCGCTGGCGGGTATGCGATTATGCTTCCAAAAGAAGATCGTTTCTTAATGACAAAAGAAGAATTATTCGAACAAGTAGTTGGACTTCTTGGTGGTCGTGCTGCTGAAGAATTTATCTTTGGCGTGAAGACTACAGGAGCAAGTAACGACTTTGAACAAGCAACAGCTATCGTTCGTAGCATGATTACAGAGTACGGAATGGTGGACGAATTAGGAACGGTTCAATACGAAGGAAATCATCAAGTATTTATCGGACGTGACTATGGTCAAACAAAAGCTTACTCAGATCAAGTGGCCTTTGAAATCGACAATGCAGTACGTCGTATTATGAAAGAAGCTCATGAAAAAGCTCTTCAAATTCTTGAAGAACATAAAGAACAATTAGAATTAATTGCTCAAAAACTTCTAGAATTAGAAACATTAGATGAACGTACCATCAAATCACTTTTTGAAACAGGTGAAATGCCAGCTACAATCGTGGAAGATGAATATCCAAGCGAATCAGAAGCGGCAAGTTTTGAAGAAACAAAAAAAGCCTTAGCAAAACGTGATGCAGAACAAGCAGAAGGTAAAGAGATTCCTGAAGAGGACGAGGAAGTGGAAGTTGCAGATGTAACTGAAGCTCCAAGCGAACTTGAGGGTGAAAACAAAGACGAATAA
- the tilS gene encoding tRNA lysidine(34) synthetase TilS: MQHQFASLFRKRVPEYTHQKYVLAVSGGVDSMVLLNAMALLFEDHAKDHIVVAHVNYGLRAQSMDEEQLVRRFCKSRQIPFEIKNFKETKEEKASESILRNFRYEFFEEVLKKHQAHYLVVAHHQDDQLETILMKWSRGSTLEGLSGMKEIRQVKGMTILRPFLSLNKKELYQEAETHQVPYLEDESNESDNYTRNRYRHHVVPFLKEENPNAGSHFQKSAQMIADAVACLMPILEEKQELLFQKGKKRVLFHREAFLKEPVEMQRLLLQQVLIQMDTTISVVQMEQILEKIGSNKAQLTLDLSNGWKFKKRYEECLFEKGRPRVVPNIEYVLSKPEDTLIRPNEDEQILLTTGKTSSEFAFPVNKEDFPLTIRHAKAGDKIALNAEGTKHQKISRWFINSKIPLEERKQIWVVEDAGKKIRAILGYRYAHPLSFEEETGKMILSYENKTRCTHVKK, translated from the coding sequence ATGCAACATCAATTTGCCAGCTTATTTAGAAAAAGAGTACCTGAGTATACTCATCAAAAATATGTTCTCGCTGTATCGGGCGGAGTCGATTCGATGGTCTTGTTGAATGCGATGGCTCTCTTGTTCGAAGACCATGCGAAAGACCATATTGTGGTTGCACATGTGAACTATGGACTTCGAGCACAATCGATGGATGAAGAACAATTAGTCCGTCGTTTTTGTAAATCGCGTCAAATTCCATTTGAAATAAAAAATTTTAAGGAAACGAAGGAAGAAAAAGCTTCAGAAAGTATCTTAAGAAATTTTCGTTATGAATTCTTTGAGGAAGTATTGAAGAAACATCAAGCCCATTATTTAGTAGTAGCACATCACCAAGATGATCAACTCGAAACCATTTTAATGAAGTGGTCTAGAGGAAGTACATTGGAAGGATTGTCCGGGATGAAGGAAATTCGTCAGGTGAAAGGGATGACGATTTTACGCCCCTTCCTATCACTGAATAAAAAAGAGTTATACCAAGAAGCCGAAACACATCAAGTTCCTTATTTAGAAGATGAATCGAATGAATCGGACAATTATACTAGAAATAGATATCGTCATCATGTGGTTCCTTTTCTAAAGGAGGAAAATCCAAATGCCGGAAGTCACTTCCAAAAGAGTGCGCAGATGATTGCGGATGCCGTGGCCTGCTTAATGCCAATTTTAGAGGAAAAACAGGAGCTGTTATTCCAAAAAGGAAAGAAAAGAGTTTTATTCCACCGCGAAGCATTCCTAAAGGAACCTGTAGAAATGCAACGATTACTCTTGCAACAAGTTCTCATCCAAATGGATACAACGATTTCAGTTGTCCAGATGGAACAAATTTTGGAAAAGATAGGTTCGAATAAAGCGCAGCTCACTCTAGATTTGTCAAATGGATGGAAGTTTAAGAAACGTTATGAAGAATGTTTATTTGAAAAAGGAAGACCTAGAGTCGTTCCAAATATTGAATACGTACTCTCCAAGCCAGAAGATACATTAATTCGTCCAAATGAAGATGAACAAATTTTGCTCACAACAGGAAAGACGTCTTCAGAATTTGCTTTTCCAGTGAATAAAGAGGATTTTCCACTAACCATTCGTCATGCAAAAGCTGGAGATAAAATTGCACTGAATGCAGAAGGAACGAAACATCAAAAAATTTCCAGATGGTTTATCAATTCAAAGATTCCGCTTGAAGAACGAAAACAAATTTGGGTTGTGGAGGATGCAGGAAAAAAAATTCGTGCAATTTTAGGTTATCGCTATGCTCATCCGTTGTCCTTTGAGGAGGAAACTGGTAAAATGATTCTATCTTACGAAAACAAAACGAGGTGCACACATGTTAAAAAATGA